One stretch of Pedobacter riviphilus DNA includes these proteins:
- a CDS encoding NAD-dependent epimerase/dehydratase family protein gives MHTILGAGGPTANALTRELINANETIRLVSRKPISTSNPSASWVKADLLNEAELFAAAEGSKVIYLCAGLVYDIKIWQQQWPIIIQNVINLTKRTGARLIFFDNVYMYGLVNGPMTEDTPYHPCSLKGEVRAKVAEQLMNEAKAGQINVTIARAADFYGTDSMNSFFDMMVLDKFAKKEKAQWIGNPNTLHSFTYIEDAGRALFLLGQTPDSGNQVWHLPTATPLKGKVLIEMAAKIYETKPQYLTVNKLMLRLIGLFKKVVAGTVEMYYQYDHDYHFDSSKFEKAFNFKPTSYYDGILKLSKTIYKKQN, from the coding sequence ATGCATACTATACTTGGCGCCGGCGGACCAACAGCAAACGCACTAACCAGAGAATTGATCAATGCTAACGAAACCATTAGGTTGGTTAGCCGAAAGCCAATTTCTACAAGCAACCCCAGTGCGAGTTGGGTTAAGGCCGATTTATTAAATGAGGCTGAACTTTTTGCCGCAGCCGAAGGTTCGAAAGTAATATACCTGTGTGCCGGTTTGGTTTACGACATTAAAATATGGCAACAACAGTGGCCGATTATTATTCAAAATGTAATTAACTTAACTAAACGTACCGGTGCAAGGCTAATATTTTTTGATAATGTTTATATGTACGGTCTGGTAAATGGGCCAATGACAGAAGATACGCCTTACCATCCATGTAGTTTAAAAGGAGAAGTAAGGGCAAAAGTAGCCGAACAATTAATGAACGAAGCCAAGGCAGGCCAAATAAACGTAACCATTGCCCGTGCTGCTGATTTTTACGGAACAGATTCTATGAACAGCTTTTTTGATATGATGGTGCTCGATAAGTTTGCCAAAAAAGAAAAAGCGCAATGGATAGGAAACCCGAATACCTTACACAGTTTTACTTACATTGAAGATGCTGGAAGAGCTTTGTTTCTGTTAGGACAAACACCCGATTCTGGCAACCAGGTATGGCACCTGCCAACAGCCACTCCTTTAAAAGGAAAAGTTCTTATCGAGATGGCTGCAAAGATTTATGAAACTAAGCCTCAATATCTGACCGTTAATAAATTGATGTTACGCTTAATAGGTTTATTTAAAAAAGTAGTTGCCGGTACTGTAGAAATGTACTACCAATATGATCATGATTATCATTTCGATTCTAGCAAATTTGAAAAAGCATTTAACTTTAAACCGACATCTTATTATGATGGCATTTTAAAGCTCTCGAAAACAATTTACAAAAAACAGAATTGA
- a CDS encoding bifunctional aldolase/short-chain dehydrogenase produces MSIDTKNYKYVSYLWDEEEAAKLAGDEVALLIYRSNLLGADLRLTNYGGGNTSCKVLEKDPLTGLETEVMWVKGSGGDLGTLKKSGLAALYVDRLRSLKNIYRGVEHEDEMVELFNHCIFDLSSKAPSIDTPLHGFLPFAHIDHLHPDAAIAIAAAKDGKKITEELFGGTIGWVEWKKPGFELGLQLKQCLDENPGIRGIMLGSHGLFTWGDTAYESYLNTLEVIEICSDYLSQNYGKKGPVFGGQKIESAAADQRKKQAAALAPVLRGLCSSKQHMIGHFTDDSRVLEFINSNDLDRLAPMGTSCPDHFLRTKISPLVLTLASDADLSDVKALKETLEPAFEAYRAMYTAYYEACKHANSPAIRDTNPVVILYPGIGMFTFSKEKQTARVAAEFYINAINVMKGAEAVSEYTSLPHQEAFNIEYWLLEEAKLQRMPKPKPLTGKIALITGSAGGIGKAIAKKFVAEGAVVILNDMNAERLEEAGKEFAGLYGKDSYSTAILNVTSENDIKQAFDSAALSFGGVDIVVNNAGLSISKTIADHTEKDWDLLYDVLVKGQFFITQAATNTMQKQNIGGDIINIVSKNALVSGPNNAGYGSAKAAQLHLSRLNAAELGADSIRVNVVNPDAVISDSNIWAGGWAEGRAKAYGITVAELPAYYAKRTLLNQIILPDDIANACFAFVGGLLHKSTGNVLNVDGGVAMAFVR; encoded by the coding sequence ATGTCAATCGATACGAAAAACTATAAGTATGTAAGCTATCTGTGGGACGAAGAAGAAGCCGCAAAACTGGCTGGTGATGAAGTTGCCCTCTTAATTTATCGCTCTAATTTATTGGGCGCAGATTTACGCTTAACCAATTATGGAGGTGGAAATACCTCGTGTAAAGTATTGGAAAAAGATCCGCTTACCGGTTTAGAAACCGAAGTAATGTGGGTAAAAGGGTCGGGTGGCGATTTAGGTACCTTAAAGAAAAGTGGTCTTGCAGCATTATATGTTGATCGTTTACGTAGCTTGAAAAATATTTATCGCGGAGTAGAACATGAGGATGAAATGGTTGAATTATTTAACCATTGTATTTTCGATTTAAGCTCCAAAGCACCATCAATTGATACACCTTTGCATGGTTTCCTGCCATTTGCACATATCGATCATTTGCACCCAGATGCGGCCATTGCTATTGCTGCGGCTAAAGACGGTAAAAAAATTACAGAAGAATTATTTGGAGGAACGATAGGTTGGGTAGAATGGAAAAAACCTGGTTTCGAACTGGGCTTGCAATTAAAGCAGTGTTTAGATGAAAATCCAGGCATCCGCGGTATTATGTTAGGCTCGCACGGTTTGTTTACCTGGGGCGATACCGCTTACGAAAGTTATCTGAACACTTTAGAAGTAATTGAAATCTGTTCTGATTACCTTAGCCAGAATTATGGTAAAAAAGGTCCGGTTTTTGGCGGACAAAAGATTGAAAGTGCAGCAGCAGATCAGCGTAAAAAACAAGCAGCTGCTTTAGCGCCTGTTTTGCGAGGTTTATGCTCTTCTAAACAACACATGATCGGTCATTTTACCGATGATAGCCGTGTTTTAGAATTTATCAATTCTAATGATTTGGATCGTTTGGCTCCTATGGGAACCAGTTGTCCCGATCACTTTTTAAGAACGAAAATTAGTCCATTGGTTTTGACTTTGGCAAGCGATGCCGATTTATCGGATGTTAAAGCACTAAAAGAAACATTGGAGCCCGCTTTCGAAGCTTATAGGGCCATGTATACGGCTTATTACGAAGCTTGTAAACATGCAAATAGTCCGGCCATCCGAGATACCAACCCAGTGGTTATTTTATACCCTGGTATTGGAATGTTTACTTTCTCAAAAGAGAAACAGACAGCAAGAGTGGCTGCAGAATTCTATATCAATGCCATTAATGTAATGAAAGGTGCGGAAGCGGTTTCTGAATATACTTCATTGCCACATCAGGAAGCTTTTAACATCGAATATTGGTTGTTGGAAGAAGCGAAGTTACAGCGTATGCCAAAGCCAAAACCTTTAACGGGTAAAATTGCTCTGATTACAGGTAGCGCCGGTGGTATAGGTAAAGCAATTGCCAAGAAATTTGTTGCCGAAGGTGCTGTGGTAATTTTAAACGATATGAATGCCGAGCGTTTAGAAGAAGCAGGGAAAGAATTTGCGGGCCTTTATGGTAAAGATTCTTACAGTACTGCAATTCTAAATGTAACCAGCGAAAATGATATTAAACAAGCTTTCGATTCAGCTGCTTTGTCTTTTGGTGGGGTAGATATTGTGGTAAACAATGCAGGATTATCGATCTCTAAAACCATTGCCGATCATACCGAAAAGGATTGGGATTTATTATATGATGTTTTGGTGAAAGGCCAGTTTTTTATTACCCAGGCTGCAACAAATACGATGCAAAAGCAGAATATTGGTGGCGATATCATTAATATTGTAAGTAAGAATGCTTTGGTAAGCGGGCCAAATAACGCAGGTTATGGCAGTGCAAAAGCCGCACAATTACATTTGAGCAGGTTAAATGCTGCTGAGTTGGGTGCCGATAGTATCCGTGTAAATGTGGTTAATCCAGATGCTGTAATCAGCGATAGCAATATCTGGGCTGGCGGTTGGGCAGAAGGCCGTGCAAAAGCTTATGGCATTACCGTTGCAGAGCTACCGGCTTATTACGCAAAACGTACTTTATTGAACCAGATCATATTACCAGATGATATTGCCAATGCCTGTTTCGCTTTTGTGGGTGGCTTGTTGCACAAATCAACCGGAAACGTTTTAAATGTTGATGGCGGAGTAGCCATGGCATTTGTAAGATAA
- a CDS encoding FGGY-family carbohydrate kinase: protein MPKPVIAIFDVGKTNKKLFLIDENYSIVYERSARFVETVDEDGEPCENLESLRSSVYDSLHQVLQLKEFDVRAINFSTYGASFVYLDENGNPLTPLYNYLKEYPEELKKSFYAKYGGEEKISLETASPILGSLNSGMQLYRLKNEKPEIFKKVKWALHLPQYLSYLITGKAVADITSIGCHTQLWDFNKNEYHSWVTTEKIDDKFGAFTPADSSLKANFEGNNVKVGVGLHDSSAALIPYLANFNTPFVLISTGTWCISLNPFNQEPLTAEELKQDCLCYMHFKGKAVKASRIFAGYEHEVQLKRIAEHFDRAAYLFKHLKFNPSMILKLANKIPENQQEQQGFSASSAFPERDLNLFQTAEEAYHQLIFDLIKQQIYSLKLILNAGVKRIFVDGGFGKNAIYMHLLATSIPDIEVYASSVSQATAIGTALAINDAWNENPAPTDMIQLKYYSAIQRTIDF, encoded by the coding sequence ATGCCTAAACCTGTTATTGCCATATTTGATGTTGGGAAAACGAATAAAAAACTTTTTTTGATCGACGAAAACTACAGTATTGTTTACGAGCGATCTGCACGTTTTGTAGAAACTGTTGATGAGGATGGTGAACCATGCGAAAATCTCGAAAGCCTGCGTTCATCAGTTTACGATTCTCTGCATCAGGTTTTGCAATTGAAAGAGTTCGATGTTAGGGCCATAAATTTTTCTACTTATGGTGCCAGTTTTGTTTATCTGGATGAAAATGGCAATCCGTTAACACCACTTTATAACTATTTAAAGGAATACCCTGAGGAGCTTAAAAAAAGCTTTTATGCAAAATACGGAGGTGAGGAGAAGATTTCGTTAGAAACGGCATCGCCAATTTTAGGCAGCTTAAATTCGGGCATGCAATTGTATCGCCTGAAAAATGAAAAGCCCGAAATATTTAAAAAAGTGAAGTGGGCTTTACACCTACCACAATATTTAAGTTATTTAATTACGGGTAAGGCCGTGGCCGATATTACCAGCATTGGCTGCCATACCCAGCTCTGGGATTTTAATAAAAACGAGTACCACAGCTGGGTAACAACAGAAAAGATCGACGATAAGTTCGGAGCCTTTACACCCGCTGATTCGAGCCTGAAAGCCAATTTTGAAGGTAACAACGTTAAGGTTGGTGTAGGCTTGCACGATAGTTCTGCCGCACTGATCCCTTATCTGGCCAATTTTAATACGCCATTTGTACTTATCTCAACCGGAACTTGGTGCATCAGTTTAAACCCCTTTAACCAGGAACCTTTAACTGCCGAAGAACTTAAACAAGATTGTCTGTGTTACATGCACTTTAAAGGGAAAGCGGTAAAGGCTTCACGTATTTTTGCAGGTTATGAGCACGAGGTGCAGCTTAAACGGATCGCCGAACATTTCGATCGTGCAGCCTATCTGTTTAAACATCTGAAGTTTAATCCTTCAATGATTTTGAAGCTGGCCAATAAAATCCCTGAAAACCAACAGGAACAACAAGGCTTTTCGGCAAGTTCAGCTTTCCCGGAGCGAGATCTGAACCTCTTTCAAACGGCAGAAGAAGCCTATCACCAATTGATTTTCGACCTGATTAAACAACAGATTTACTCCTTAAAGCTGATTTTAAATGCAGGTGTAAAAAGAATTTTTGTAGATGGTGGCTTCGGAAAAAATGCAATTTATATGCATTTATTGGCTACTTCTATTCCAGATATTGAAGTTTATGCCTCTTCAGTTTCGCAGGCTACGGCAATAGGCACAGCTTTGGCAATAAACGATGCCTGGAATGAAAACCCGGCACCAACGGATATGATCCAGTTAAAATACTATTCTGCTATACAGCGTACGATAGATTTTTAG
- a CDS encoding sugar isomerase yields MNIEQNQIEKHNDSLLTSHQRKLAFLKEDWAHVDVESVIQKLVDFQIAIPSWALGTGGTRFGRFAITGGEPRTIEEKIEDVGLLHALNGASGAISLHIPWDIPQNAEALKSLAASYGLKFDAMNSNTFQDQAGAAHSYKFGSLQNVNKDIRKQAIEHNIEVIKHGIALGSDALTVWLADGSCFPGQLNFRKAFENTLESLQEIYSALPEDWKMFVEYKAFEPNFYSTTVGDWGQSLLYASKLGKKAYTLVDLGHHLPNANIEQIVALLLMEGKLGGFHFNDSKYGDDDLTAGSIKPYQLFLIFNELVEGMDAKGMNHAKDLGWMIDASHNVKDPLEDLLQSVEAIMIAYAQALLVDRKALNEAQNNNDVARAQEILQHTFRSDLRALVAEARLRAGAALSPIALYRDLDVRNKLVNHRGNTVATGL; encoded by the coding sequence ATGAATATCGAGCAGAACCAAATAGAAAAACATAACGACTCCCTTTTAACTTCACATCAACGCAAGCTTGCTTTTTTAAAAGAAGATTGGGCGCACGTTGATGTAGAAAGTGTAATCCAAAAACTGGTTGATTTTCAGATTGCCATTCCAAGCTGGGCTTTAGGTACAGGTGGAACACGTTTTGGCCGTTTTGCCATTACTGGTGGTGAACCACGTACTATTGAAGAAAAAATTGAAGATGTTGGCCTGTTACATGCGCTAAATGGTGCAAGCGGTGCAATTTCACTTCACATCCCTTGGGATATCCCTCAAAATGCAGAAGCTTTAAAGTCATTAGCCGCTAGCTATGGTTTAAAATTTGATGCCATGAACTCTAACACCTTTCAGGATCAGGCAGGTGCTGCACACAGTTATAAATTCGGTTCGCTTCAAAATGTAAATAAAGACATCCGTAAACAAGCGATTGAGCATAATATCGAGGTAATTAAACATGGTATCGCGCTGGGGTCTGATGCGTTAACTGTTTGGCTTGCCGATGGTTCCTGCTTCCCTGGGCAGCTTAATTTCCGTAAAGCCTTCGAAAATACTTTAGAAAGTCTTCAGGAAATCTATTCCGCGCTGCCAGAAGATTGGAAAATGTTTGTAGAGTACAAAGCCTTCGAGCCTAATTTTTATTCAACTACAGTTGGCGACTGGGGACAATCCTTATTATATGCCAGTAAATTGGGTAAAAAAGCCTATACTTTAGTCGATTTAGGCCACCACTTACCTAATGCTAACATTGAGCAGATTGTGGCTTTGTTGCTAATGGAAGGAAAATTGGGTGGTTTCCACTTCAACGATTCAAAATATGGCGATGATGATTTAACTGCAGGAAGCATTAAGCCTTACCAATTGTTTTTGATTTTTAACGAGCTGGTAGAAGGTATGGATGCAAAGGGCATGAACCATGCAAAAGATTTAGGCTGGATGATCGATGCCTCACACAATGTGAAAGATCCTTTAGAGGATTTATTACAATCTGTTGAAGCCATTATGATTGCCTATGCACAGGCTCTATTGGTGGATAGAAAAGCCTTAAATGAAGCACAAAACAACAATGATGTGGCAAGAGCACAAGAAATTTTGCAGCATACTTTCCGTAGCGATTTAAGGGCTTTAGTAGCCGAAGCCAGATTAAGGGCTGGAGCTGCTTTATCACCGATAGCGCTTTATCGCGATTTAGATGTAAGAAATAAATTAGTTAATCACCGCGGAAATACTGTTGCTACAGGTTTGTAA
- a CDS encoding DEAD/DEAH box helicase: MSEQVTAHLASEQNPYDYILKDFNLKNLSQIVILKHLSGLIHTDVKGFYQLFPEQIELDFAAFSDEASGLPFPIVQVQQHSNSVKLSCRCATPKHKLCEHQARVLYNILQRQDLLIFFDANLRRQKLLKIAIDYGLEKEENLDLLFNLKYENGQVDIRPKMDALQPFNKEVQQNLQELLLPASKPKIKLQAKNDPGKMILVFGQHRYYNNLTVELFEAETTKSGKVKNPIKGINPVNLLFNTNDNDEVKFYSGITTFQQNYNNDQSEAEIEALKAIVKNPKQIPFYLQDSKQSVAIQASTISVVDVHLLEVDLRLSVNQRDDYYEITGRLIIEGKSYELDNLVLVHQYFIKLKDQLYLIGRLDFLRVIGFFKKQSNRLILHKTKYPEFQKNILVPLEGSIHVDYSYLKPATKSQIEEKGFDLENEQLIYLSESEDYILLTPVMRYGNLEIPVLSKKQIQAQDKLGNLFTLHRDENAELQFIGNVLKQHPYFYDQETNDSFYLHRKRFLEEAWFLDAFEVWRNKGIHILGFNQLKNNKLSQFQAKINIEVLSGTDWFETKVKVKFGKQQVALKHLHKSIRNKSKFVTLDDGTQGILPHEWIEKFAAYFSAGEVTEDAILTPKIKFASINELYEDALLDGDVKNELKLYKQKFEGTDSIQEVEVPKGLTATLRHYQKDGLNWLNFLDDFNFGSCLADDMGLGKTIQVLAFILSQREKVKHNTNLVVVPASLIFNWKAEVEKFAPSIKVKTIYAGERTKTTDTFDDYEIILTSYGTLLSDIRFLKDYRFNYIFLDESQLIKNPDSQRYKAVRMLQSRNKVTMTGTPIENNTFDLYGQLSFACPGLFGSKQQFADLYSTPIDQFKDSRRAEELQKKIRPFILRRTKEQVAKELPDKTEIVLYCEMGTEQREVYEANKKEIQDFILGKQEDELPKSSMHVLKSITTLRQICNSAALLADGKSYLQASSKIDVLMEQIESKAGKHKILVFSQFVTMLDLIKKQLESRGIRYEYLTGQTRKRAEVVSSFQQNADIPVFLISLKAGGTGLNLTEADYVYLVDPWWNPAVENQAIDRAYRIGQHKNVMAVRLICPDTIEEKIMKLQTTKKDLVKDLIQTDGSLFKNLTKKELLGLLS, encoded by the coding sequence ATGAGTGAACAGGTAACCGCGCATCTAGCATCAGAACAAAATCCTTACGATTATATTTTAAAGGATTTTAACCTGAAAAATCTGAGCCAGATTGTTATCCTCAAACATTTAAGCGGATTGATCCATACGGATGTTAAGGGCTTTTACCAACTTTTCCCGGAGCAGATTGAGCTGGATTTTGCAGCCTTTAGCGATGAGGCCTCTGGATTACCCTTCCCAATTGTTCAGGTGCAGCAGCACTCAAACTCCGTAAAACTTTCTTGTCGTTGCGCTACGCCGAAACATAAATTATGCGAGCATCAGGCCAGGGTTTTATATAATATCCTCCAACGCCAGGATTTGCTTATTTTCTTCGATGCTAACCTTCGAAGGCAAAAGCTTTTAAAAATAGCAATTGACTATGGTTTAGAAAAAGAAGAAAACCTCGATCTTCTTTTTAACCTGAAATATGAAAATGGCCAGGTAGATATCCGCCCAAAAATGGATGCCCTCCAGCCATTTAACAAGGAGGTCCAGCAAAATTTGCAGGAACTTTTACTGCCTGCAAGTAAACCCAAAATAAAATTACAGGCCAAAAACGATCCAGGCAAAATGATCCTGGTTTTTGGACAACACCGCTATTACAATAATTTAACAGTAGAATTATTCGAAGCCGAAACCACTAAAAGTGGTAAGGTTAAAAATCCTATAAAAGGAATTAATCCAGTTAATTTGCTGTTTAATACAAATGATAACGATGAGGTAAAGTTTTATAGTGGTATTACCACTTTTCAGCAGAATTATAATAATGATCAAAGTGAAGCAGAAATAGAAGCCTTAAAAGCGATCGTTAAAAACCCTAAACAGATTCCTTTTTACCTGCAGGATAGTAAACAGTCTGTCGCTATTCAGGCGTCGACGATTTCAGTGGTTGATGTGCATTTACTGGAGGTAGACCTGCGTCTTTCTGTAAACCAGCGCGATGATTATTACGAAATTACAGGCCGGCTGATTATCGAAGGCAAATCATATGAGCTGGATAACCTGGTATTGGTGCACCAATATTTTATTAAACTTAAAGATCAGCTATATTTAATTGGCAGGCTCGATTTTCTACGCGTAATCGGGTTTTTCAAAAAGCAGAGTAACAGGTTAATCTTGCACAAAACAAAATATCCAGAGTTTCAAAAAAATATTTTGGTGCCTTTAGAAGGAAGTATCCATGTAGATTATTCTTATTTAAAACCTGCCACCAAAAGCCAGATCGAAGAAAAAGGTTTCGATCTCGAAAACGAGCAGTTGATCTACCTGTCTGAATCTGAAGATTATATCCTCCTTACGCCGGTAATGCGTTATGGGAACCTGGAAATTCCTGTGCTGTCTAAAAAGCAGATCCAGGCGCAAGATAAACTCGGCAACCTTTTCACTTTACACCGCGACGAAAATGCCGAGCTGCAGTTTATCGGAAACGTGTTGAAACAGCATCCTTATTTTTATGATCAGGAAACCAACGACTCTTTTTACCTGCACCGCAAACGGTTCCTAGAAGAAGCCTGGTTCCTTGATGCTTTTGAGGTATGGCGAAATAAAGGCATTCATATTTTAGGCTTTAACCAGCTCAAAAACAATAAACTGAGCCAATTTCAGGCTAAAATTAATATAGAGGTTTTAAGTGGGACAGATTGGTTCGAAACCAAGGTAAAAGTGAAGTTTGGCAAACAACAGGTTGCATTAAAACATCTGCATAAATCGATCAGGAACAAAAGTAAGTTTGTAACGCTTGATGATGGAACCCAAGGTATATTACCTCACGAGTGGATCGAAAAATTTGCTGCTTATTTTAGTGCTGGCGAAGTAACCGAAGATGCTATTCTTACGCCAAAAATTAAGTTTGCTTCTATAAACGAGCTTTATGAAGATGCTTTGTTGGATGGTGATGTAAAGAACGAATTGAAACTTTACAAACAGAAATTTGAAGGGACTGATTCGATTCAGGAAGTTGAAGTACCGAAAGGTTTAACTGCAACTTTGCGCCATTACCAGAAAGACGGCCTAAACTGGCTCAACTTTTTGGATGATTTTAACTTTGGTTCTTGTTTGGCCGATGATATGGGATTGGGTAAAACCATCCAGGTTTTGGCTTTCATTTTATCACAGCGCGAAAAAGTAAAGCACAATACCAATCTGGTAGTGGTTCCAGCTTCGTTAATATTTAACTGGAAAGCAGAAGTAGAGAAGTTTGCACCATCTATAAAGGTAAAAACCATTTATGCTGGCGAACGGACGAAAACAACTGATACTTTCGATGATTACGAAATCATTTTAACTTCTTATGGAACACTGCTTTCTGATATCCGTTTCTTAAAGGATTACCGCTTTAACTATATCTTTTTAGATGAATCGCAGCTGATTAAAAACCCAGACTCGCAACGTTATAAAGCAGTTCGGATGTTGCAATCGAGGAATAAAGTAACGATGACAGGAACACCCATTGAGAATAATACCTTTGATTTATACGGACAGCTATCATTCGCTTGTCCGGGTTTATTTGGCAGTAAACAGCAGTTTGCCGATTTATATTCAACCCCTATAGATCAGTTTAAAGACAGTAGAAGGGCAGAAGAACTCCAAAAAAAAATAAGACCGTTTATTCTCCGCAGAACAAAGGAACAGGTAGCGAAAGAACTTCCCGATAAAACAGAAATAGTACTGTATTGTGAAATGGGGACCGAACAGCGCGAAGTATACGAAGCGAACAAAAAGGAAATCCAGGACTTTATTTTGGGTAAACAGGAGGATGAACTGCCTAAAAGTTCGATGCATGTATTGAAAAGCATTACCACCTTACGGCAGATCTGTAATTCGGCCGCGTTATTGGCTGATGGGAAATCTTATCTACAGGCTTCCTCAAAAATTGATGTGTTGATGGAGCAGATTGAGAGCAAGGCGGGAAAACATAAAATTCTTGTTTTTTCTCAGTTTGTAACCATGCTCGATCTGATTAAAAAGCAATTGGAAAGCAGGGGAATCAGATATGAATACCTTACTGGGCAAACCCGCAAAAGAGCTGAAGTAGTTAGCTCTTTTCAACAAAATGCTGATATTCCCGTTTTCCTCATCAGTTTAAAGGCAGGCGGAACCGGATTGAACCTTACCGAAGCTGATTATGTTTATCTGGTTGACCCATGGTGGAACCCTGCTGTAGAAAACCAGGCGATAGATCGGGCATATCGGATCGGCCAGCATAAAAATGTAATGGCTGTGCGTTTAATCTGCCCTGATACTATCGAGGAGAAAATTATGAAACTTCAGACCACCAAAAAGGATCTGGTGAAAGATTTGATCCAGACTGATGGGAGTTTATTCAAGAATTTAACCAAGAAAGAATTGTTAGGATTGTTGAGTTAA
- a CDS encoding GntR family transcriptional regulator produces the protein MKPEDLIPYINVDEYSSTPKYKQLTNAILAAIESGKLLKNSLLPSINELSFSLEMSRDTAEKGYRNLRKLGVVDSVPGKGYFIINTDFSRKLKVCLLFNKLSTHKKIIYDSFTKTLGERAAIDFYIYNNDFALFKKMIVTKRDDYSHFVIIPHFLEGGENAHEIINTIPKEKLVILDKLLPGVTGDYAAAYENFAQDIYAALEQALDRLSHYRTLKIIFPKNSYFPHEILTGFYRFCQQYAFDHKVIHNIKDEEINPGEVYINLMEDDLVTLIERLIAQKLKIGKDVGVISYNETPLKKIILDGITTISTDFSELGAQAAEFILNGKTEKVAVPFYLNLRKSL, from the coding sequence TTGAAACCAGAAGATTTAATCCCCTATATTAACGTCGACGAGTATTCGTCGACGCCAAAATACAAGCAATTAACCAATGCCATTTTGGCCGCAATTGAAAGTGGTAAGCTTCTGAAAAATAGTTTGTTGCCTTCTATTAACGAATTGAGTTTCAGTCTGGAAATGTCAAGAGATACTGCCGAAAAAGGTTACCGCAACCTCCGGAAACTTGGGGTGGTAGATTCTGTACCGGGCAAAGGTTATTTTATTATCAATACCGATTTCTCGCGTAAACTAAAGGTTTGCCTGCTTTTTAATAAACTCAGTACACACAAAAAGATCATTTACGATTCTTTTACCAAAACCCTTGGCGAGCGTGCTGCCATTGATTTTTATATCTACAACAACGATTTTGCGCTGTTTAAAAAAATGATCGTTACCAAACGCGACGATTATTCGCATTTTGTAATCATTCCACATTTTTTAGAGGGGGGTGAAAATGCACATGAAATTATCAATACTATTCCCAAAGAGAAATTGGTCATTCTTGATAAGTTGTTGCCAGGAGTAACCGGCGATTATGCTGCGGCCTATGAAAACTTTGCGCAGGATATTTACGCGGCTTTAGAGCAGGCTTTAGACCGGCTTTCGCATTACCGAACTTTAAAAATTATCTTTCCAAAAAACAGCTATTTTCCGCACGAAATACTCACCGGTTTTTATCGGTTCTGTCAGCAGTATGCTTTCGATCATAAAGTAATCCACAACATCAAAGATGAGGAAATTAACCCAGGTGAGGTGTACATCAACCTGATGGAAGATGACCTGGTTACACTCATCGAGCGTTTAATTGCCCAAAAACTTAAAATCGGGAAAGACGTTGGTGTAATTTCTTATAACGAAACGCCTTTAAAAAAGATTATTTTGGATGGGATTACCACCATTTCAACTGATTTTAGCGAATTGGGCGCTCAAGCTGCCGAATTTATTCTCAATGGAAAAACCGAGAAGGTAGCAGTACCTTTTTATTTGAACTTGCGTAAATCGCTGTAG
- a CDS encoding SDR family oxidoreductase, which yields MIQDNTTGENIKTISILGCGWFGMALAKKLIGLNYTVKGSTTSQEKLAILQAEDIQPFLINFTTEAVVADLAFFETDTLFICIPPKRNSTELLDYPQKINSILAVAKDKSKHVVLISSTSVYADENKTVNETSIPNPDTDSGRVVLAAEILFKERFPENCTVIRFAGLIGPDRNPGRFFAGKNNIPNGLAPVNLIHQTDAVGVAVKLLEKQAFGRTYNACSPNHPPKMEFYINAAKSTGLAVPNFIAEKKDWKIVESVNVPDFLGYAFEVGI from the coding sequence ATGATTCAAGATAACACAACAGGTGAAAACATTAAAACCATATCGATTTTAGGCTGTGGCTGGTTCGGCATGGCTTTAGCCAAAAAACTGATCGGGTTAAATTATACCGTAAAGGGTTCTACCACAAGTCAGGAAAAATTAGCAATACTTCAGGCAGAAGATATACAACCGTTTTTAATCAATTTTACAACTGAAGCGGTTGTAGCCGATCTTGCATTTTTTGAGACTGATACCTTGTTTATCTGTATTCCTCCAAAGCGCAATTCTACTGAACTTCTTGATTATCCCCAAAAGATAAATTCAATTTTGGCCGTAGCGAAAGATAAATCGAAACATGTGGTGCTGATCAGTTCGACAAGTGTTTATGCAGATGAAAACAAAACAGTAAATGAAACCAGTATACCAAATCCTGATACGGATTCGGGAAGAGTTGTTTTAGCTGCGGAAATTCTATTTAAGGAACGCTTTCCCGAAAACTGCACAGTAATCCGCTTTGCAGGCTTAATTGGTCCTGATCGCAACCCAGGGAGGTTTTTTGCCGGAAAAAATAATATACCAAATGGTCTAGCTCCGGTAAACCTCATTCACCAAACAGATGCTGTAGGCGTTGCGGTAAAACTTTTGGAAAAACAGGCATTCGGCAGAACATATAATGCCTGCTCGCCAAACCATCCTCCAAAAATGGAATTTTATATCAACGCGGCCAAAAGCACGGGACTTGCAGTGCCAAATTTCATTGCAGAAAAGAAGGATTGGAAAATTGTAGAGAGTGTTAATGTACCTGATTTTTTGGGTTATGCGTTTGAGGTTGGGATTTAG